The Streptomyces sp. TLI_105 DNA segment CGCTGCCGGACGGGTCCGTCGACGCCGTGGTGGCCGGCAACGCCATGCACTGGTTCGACATGGCCGTGGCGGGGCCCGAGATCGCCAGGGTCCTCACGCCCCACGGCGTCCTGGCCGGTCTGTGGAACGTCATGGACGACGCGGTCGACTGGGTCGCGGAGCTCGCGCGGGTCAGCGGGACCGCGGCCGTCGGCCCGCGTGACACGCCCGCCGCCTGGCGCGCCGAGACGGCGGACACGCACCTCCCGAGGACCGGCGAGGCCGCGCGGTTCGGCTCGCCGGAGCAGGTCGCGTTCCCGCACGGGCAGCGGCGTACCGCCGAGTCCCTCGCGGCGACGCTCGCGACGCGCGCCGGTGTCCTGGTCATGCCGGAGCCCGAGCGGGAGGCCCTCCTCGGCCGGATCCGCGCGTTCCTCGCGGGCAGGCCGGAGACCGCCGACGGCGAGTTCACCCTTCCGATGCAGACCGGCGTGCTGCGCGTCCGACGGCTGTGAAGCATCGGTGAGGGTCCGGGTGCCGACCGGTGAAAACGGTTGGCCTGAACGGCTCGACGGAACGGCCTTCGATCATGGAAACTGATCGGCAACAGGCTTTCAAGTGGCCTGAGTTAGTCAAGTAACGACAAGTGCGGGGGATGACATGGCAACACTCACTCGGCGTTGGTCGGCGCGCATAGCGGGCGCGATGGCCGGAGCGGCGCTGATCGTCGGTGGCACGACCGGCGTCTCGAACGCCGCCACGACCCCTCCTCCCGGGCCGAGCCCGTTCGACGCCCTCGGGAAGTACGGCGTGGTCACGAGCACGCACCCGGACACCGTGGGCTGTAACGGCTACAAGGTGGTCGGGTCGGGGACCGTCACCGGCAACCGGATCGCCGGCACCGGCACCTGGTCGCAGACGGAGGACGCCTGCACCGCGACCGTCGCCGGGCAGTGGGACATCAACGGCAAGGTGACGATCACCCAGACCGACGGCTCCCACCTCTACTTCACCTACCACCTCAACGCGCCGCTGACGTCGGACACCATGGTGTACCCGTCCGGCACGTTCACGATCACCGGTGGCGACGGCGCCTTCGACGAAGCGGTCGGCAGCGGCAAGATGAACGCCACGGTCAACCTGCTGGACAAGGCCCACGTCACCGCCACCCTGTCCGGATCCATGGGCTTCCGGTGGCAGATCTGACCTAGAGCGCGTCTCCTTGATCTGCTCGTCGGTCGATCAGTTGTGTCCGTCCGATTGGCGATCACCGATGCGGTGCGGGACCGGGTCGAGCCGCTGATGCCGGCCGACCCGGCCCGCTGGGCGCGGGCCCGCAGGATCGCGGCGACGCGGACGGCTTCGTTGCCGTGGTCTCGGGGGGTGCCGTGGGTGGCGTACAGTGGGGTCTTCCGACGCGGGGTGGAGCAGCTCGGTAGCTCGCTGGGCTCATAACCCAGAGGTCGCAGGTTCAAATCCTGTCCCCGCTACTGAAGTGACATGAGGCCCGGATCCTGTGGATCCGGGCCTCATGCGTGCACCTGCGCCCCAAGCCGTCCGTCCGGTTCTCGTCGCCGGGCCGACGGGGCGCCTCCCCTGCCGTGCAGGAGGCAAAGGTCCCTCACCCCACGATGAGGACCCGAAGCGGTTCTGCTGAATCGACACCAGTGAGCCAAGAACCGTCACACCGTGCTGGAGCTGCTGTCTGCTGTCCCTGGTCCTGGCCGTCCTCGAGGAACAGACCGTCCGCACTTCGCGGCCGGTCGGTGGATGCCCTGGACCCGACCCCAGAGCACGCCTTCGAGGCCGGCGTCCCGTGCGCGGCCCAGGTGCCCCCTGCGTCCTCGTGGTCGTGGACGGCTCCGTCCCCCCCGGTGTCG contains these protein-coding regions:
- a CDS encoding class I SAM-dependent methyltransferase — its product is MDQDERLLHASSFGAAAVAYAEHRPDYAQAAVRWALEPAPGPRVLDLGAGTGKLTAALVAMGVEVVAVEPDPAMLAELRRALPDVRALPGSAEAIPLPDGSVDAVVAGNAMHWFDMAVAGPEIARVLTPHGVLAGLWNVMDDAVDWVAELARVSGTAAVGPRDTPAAWRAETADTHLPRTGEAARFGSPEQVAFPHGQRRTAESLAATLATRAGVLVMPEPEREALLGRIRAFLAGRPETADGEFTLPMQTGVLRVRRL